A genomic region of Alicyclobacillus sp. SO9 contains the following coding sequences:
- a CDS encoding transposase has product MSREEVRNHWRKLVEEFRESGETAAAWCREHNLDVKQFRRWARKFDKETSTNATASPRVKLLSVQVEDSVEDAEPALVVHVGAASVEVHNGFNRSLLKQVVQVLAE; this is encoded by the coding sequence ATGTCCAGAGAAGAAGTGCGAAATCATTGGAGAAAGCTTGTTGAAGAGTTTCGAGAAAGTGGTGAAACCGCGGCGGCCTGGTGTAGGGAGCACAACCTCGACGTGAAACAGTTCCGTCGTTGGGCTCGGAAGTTCGACAAGGAGACGTCCACCAATGCCACTGCATCACCCAGAGTAAAGCTACTATCCGTTCAGGTTGAGGACTCGGTAGAGGACGCCGAACCAGCACTCGTTGTTCACGTGGGGGCGGCGTCCGTCGAAGTACATAACGGGTTCAACCGCTCACTACTCAAACAGGTTGTTCAGGTGTTGGCGGAATAA
- the tnpB gene encoding IS66 family insertion sequence element accessory protein TnpB (TnpB, as the term is used for proteins encoded by IS66 family insertion elements, is considered an accessory protein, since TnpC, encoded by a neighboring gene, is a DDE family transposase.): MFGEFDLEKRVYLAPGPTDLRKSIDGLSVLVKEVLQLDPFSPCLFVFCNRNRDKLKVLHWEHNGFWIHYRRLEKGRFQWPDASHTGPIVMGQRELRWLLDGLSVHQKKAHPKVKARTII, from the coding sequence ATGTTTGGTGAGTTTGACCTGGAGAAGCGTGTGTATTTAGCACCAGGACCTACGGACCTGAGGAAATCTATAGACGGGCTTTCTGTTCTGGTGAAGGAAGTTCTGCAGCTGGACCCCTTTTCGCCCTGTCTTTTTGTCTTTTGTAACCGAAACCGTGACAAACTCAAGGTCTTGCACTGGGAGCATAACGGCTTTTGGATTCATTATCGCCGGTTGGAGAAAGGCCGGTTTCAGTGGCCGGATGCCTCTCATACGGGTCCCATTGTCATGGGTCAGCGGGAGTTGCGATGGCTTCTGGATGGGCTATCGGTCCACCAGAAAAAGGCACATCCGAAAGTGAAAGCAAGGACCATCATTTAG